In Camelus ferus isolate YT-003-E chromosome 21, BCGSAC_Cfer_1.0, whole genome shotgun sequence, the DNA window CGGCTCCCCTCCTCCTGGCAACTCGCTCTCGATCTCCCACAGCACATCATCTTCGTCTTCCAAGTTGCTGGAGATGTGGCACTTCTTGAAGCCCTGAACAATGGATTCACTTGAGATGCTGTTCCACGCCACCATGACCCACTCCAGAAAGAGCCCAAGGGGCGGCTTCTTGGCGTTCCCGGTGGGACTCAGTGCCAGGTTCCCCGCTAGGAGCCAGTTGGAGTACTGGGCCCGGACACTGTCATTCAGCGGTTTGTAGACCACCACGTCCAACACCTGCAGCTGCGAGGTCAGGCCCCCCGGGATGATGACCATGTCGGTGTTCATGCTCTCCATGGAGCTCTTCACCGAATCGGTGGCGTGGCCCCGGAAGCCGTTCAGTATCAGCATCCCCCGCTGCTTGGGCACTGCGCCCGTCCTCCGCCTCCACACCACTTCCAGCCAGTCCTGCATCAAGTCCTCCGTCATCCAGCCATATCGGTGGCAGCGGATTTCCATGCCACTGGGGAACTTCCCCGGGGGGATGTACGTGCCCCTCAGAATGATGTATGGAGGTAACTTCCTCCCATCAGCCAAGACTCCCAGCATGGCTGTGATTTTCAGTTTCTCCCTGCCGGGCGTCTTGACCAAGACCGGCTTTTCACCCTGGTTGTCCACAGTCACCCTCGATGGCACCTCCAAGCAAATGGGCGTCTCGTCTGCATTTCCCATCTGAGCCACCTGGTAGTCGTGCGTCCGGCGCAGAGCCAGGACGCTCCGCTGGTAAGTGACGAGCTTCTCCGTCAGGTCTTCGGGCAGCTGCTGGGGCACCGGCACCTTATGCCGCAGAGACAAGTCATACCTTCGCATCATTCTTCGGCACCAACCCAGGCTGGCCTTGAACCCTTTCTCTGGAATGTTCATCTCCTGGGCGATCTCGAGCGCCTTCAGCTGCATGGCCTCCCGGGTGATGGGGTCCCCTTTGGCCTGCATGTAGCGGACGTACTCCGCCACTCGCTGGTCCACCAGAGCGAAGCGCCCGTTCTTGGGGCCCCGGAAGGCGCGCCGCATGGCGTGGGCGTTCTGCAGCTGCGGCTTCACCTTGCGCCAGTCGCGGACGTTTTTCTCCAGCACGCCGAACTGCTTGGCCGCCTGGCAGTTGTTGGTGCTCTCGGCGTACTCCACCACCATCAACTTGAACCCGGCATCGTAGCTGCGGCGCATGCCCCGGCTGAACTGGAACTTCCCGGCCAGGTCGTCGGCCGACAGGTCGTACCCGGGGAAGCCCATGGCCATGTAGAAGGGGTACCCCTCGCCCCACTCGGGCAGCTCTGTGATGTCCCGGGGCATACGGAGGCCAAAGCCGTCCAGGTGCTGAGGCTGGGGAAACTGGGAGGCCGCGTTCATCGGGCCTGCCCAATCTGGAGGCTTCACGTCGGAGTCTTCGTTTTCTGGCAGACAGACAAGGAGGAGCGAAGATAGTACCAGTAAGTAAAATGATTTCCAGCTCACTCcctgatttgggggggggggttcgaAATACCAGGAATACCTTAATCTGAGGTTTACTAGAAGCAGTAGGTTTAATAACATGTAACACTTCCGAAATCCTTACCCATGTGCCAATTCCCATGGATTACCACATCAAATTCTCACGACTGTTTCTCTGCTACTTCTTTGCAGCTGAGTCTAGGGTAATGAAGTAATGCATCAAGGTGGCTGAGCcagaaaatggcagagctggaaacTGAACACAGGCACCAAGCTTGGATCTCATACTAATTTTCTGGGCCATGCTTCAGTCAAAATAACCTTTACCTGGATGAGAAGCCCAATACAGCCCATTCTACACATAATAGTACAGAATTTGGATTATCATGGGATGAATCACATCCTTTAAACCAAGAAAATCTACAGTACTACCACACTTAGCAAAGCTTATAAGGCAGAAAACTGGTTCCTGCATACCAGTGTTAGAGCTGGGTTTCATTGTATGTTTCTATGTAGAAGGTGGTCACAGAAATGGAACGTGTCTCAGGGAAATTACCATATCTCACCAAACCTAAGATGCTACACATTGCAAGATGCACCACCGTATgccattacagaaaaaaaatttagtgggagaataatagctcagtggtagagcgcatgcttagcatgcatgcataaggtcctaggttcaatcctcagtacctccattaaaaaaacaaacaaaaagaaaaaaaatgccactaaTTAAACTAAAACATGCTATCAATTTTAAGGGGCATTCTCAATTGCAGAGATGTTAAAatggtgagggaaaaaaatgtgtcttagAATTAATGAAATATGGCATTTTAAATGATCACAGAGAGAAGGCAAATAAAACCACTCTGGCTGTTTGGAAGCTGTATTTATCCAACTCCTACCCTTATAACTATGTTTCTTGATAAAAGACCATGTGCCTCTTAGACATATTTGCTCAAATGTGTACTATAACTGCTGTTGCTCTTTCTAtccaaaaagaaaaggacaggACAAGTAAATAACCTGGGGTGCATGCTTTGCCACACTATCTCCCTTAGTTTTCAAAGTGTACAGTATGCTACCAAGGCACCCAGGATGTGTGCTGGACCAACACCATACAAACTTCAATTTGCTTCAACTCCATCACAAGGGTGCACGTTGAGATTTATATTACCCAAAGTCAGATGAAGAcatgaaggctcagagaggtggatgaagttgcctaaggtcacacagcacaggaAAGAGATTTTGAAACTTCTTAATACCCCACAGAACGTACATGGAAACTTAAAATCCATCTTCATCATTCCCCACTGGCTGGATGCTGGATTGGGTGAATCATAGTACCTGCAAAAGTTCCTCCTTGGAGTTGCCAGTCGTCAGAATGATGAgattcctcctccccttccaacCGAGTGATCATGTCGGGCTTAGGGAATGGGAATTCTgtttataggaaataaaacaggTAACGGCTGTGTGTTGCGGTCCTGGAGCACTgccaaaataaatactttataatacTTAAGGAaccctcccctccactctcaCCCCACCAGGGTCTTCTCAATATGGAGATTTATGAAAGGCAGGGGAAAGGGCTCAGggatacttaaagaaaaattatgattgGACTATGTCTGTCCAAGGGAATTTATGGATCACctgcaacaaccaaaaaaaaaagaactgcatcTAGCAGGGAAGTGGGTGGATGCAGCCACTGATCTAATGAATGTTCTGCTACCTGTATGAGCAAATGGGAAAATCCGTCTAAATGGTTAACATTCTAATAATATGGATATCAATGTGGGGAAGGAAGCAAGGAGTCTTTGGATTATGTCCCCAAGCTTCTGAGGCTCACAGGGTAATAAGGAGGCCTGCCTTCCTGCCTAAGGAACACATGAAGCACAGCTTCAGACCCGTGGTGACATTTTTTAGATtatgtcttaatttttcttttttttgatgtgaATGCCTGGATTGAATGAGGATGGGCCTGAGAGCTGGCACAAGTTGCCAACTAGAAAGACACAATATTTATATCCTGCCTAaatcaaaaacaggaaattaaaTGGGCACAGGCATTGAGGGGACAGAGTCCAAGTTCCAGAGAGAGGGGTGTTGGATACACCagggaagacatggaaacaattcTCTGGGCTCAGAGCTTCtaggagacaaaggaaaacaaagctttACCCAGGGACAGGACAGTTTCATAATTCATCCTCATGACCTCCCGGTAGAGGGCCTTTTGTTGCTCCGTCAAAACTTCCCACTCCTCATCAGAAAAATATATGGCCACCTCATCGAATAGGGCCGGCACCTGCAACAGTGAACAGGCCTTTCTCAGCGACTCGCAGGCACACACCGACACAGATCACACACCTTCATCTCACAGGCGAGGGGCTGGGACCCAGGAACACATCACTCACAGGGATCTGAGAGGCAAAACCCGGACACCAGCAAGGTCCCCCCGTGCCCTGCTGAGTGCCCGTCCGTTCACAAATGCGAGCGGCACCTTGAGAATAAAACTCCCCACCACCAAAAACCAGGTAAGGAGACACTGGACATCACATCCCATCACATCACAGGGAGAGCTCATCACTGCTCACCCCTCATCCAGTGCTGGAACCAACCACATTCAGGGAAGCACCCTGAGACAGTTCCCCCTGCAACATGCCCATCCCTACCCTGCTCTCCCCCTCAGTCACAGACCCtcaggccggggtgggggtggggtttccTGGGCACTATTCTCCATTTCCGGGGGAACTAGCCCCAGCGTTGGACTCAGAACCCAAAGCTGCCCAGGGAGGAGCCAGTGAGAGAAAGGGCCTCATCCGGCCGTTTCCAATCCACAAGAGCATGAGTAGGAGGAGAGAAGGACTAATTAGAGCTTGAATTTATGTAATGAGATACTAGAGCAAACTGGTTTGCTTTGATGCCTGGACACACAGCACAAAGCCCTAAGGGCAGGGAAGGGcactctgctcccctctccctaaccgtctccccccacctccccgcccccagtgGAAGGGGGCACCTGGGAGGCTGGATGCAGCCAAATCACGCAGACCAACTTCCTCTTGCTcaattatttgcttttctttttactatgttttctttcGGTCATTAaaaatcctgggttcaacccccagtacctccatggaaacaaaaaaattcctactCCAAAGCTCATCGTGTTCAGTGGTGAGGGATCAGTGGACGGCTGCTCTCAGAGCTATCCCCCGTGGCTGACTCAGGAGTGCAGGGGATCACAGTAATATTTCTCATCAGCTTAGAAAAGTTCAGTGCACAGTCTGCAGCTTCTTTAGGTATCTGGCCATCAATCATTTAGATGTCCTGGCCTTTCCTGATTCCCCAAGCCCACCTCGTCCCTCCTCACCCTGACGGCCCCTTCCACATAGGGAGAACTTCCTAGGGAAGGCCCTGGaactacttcatttattttccccaaCAACTCCATTTCATCAAGGAGGAAACTGGCTCAGAGCAGTCCTGTTTCtggtccaaagtcacacagccaataaatgGGAGGGCTGAGATTGGGACCTAGTGCTATCTAACTTCAAGGCTCCCGGCCTTACAAGGACAGAGTGGTCTCACTGGTGACCAGCGCTCTCGCCCCTACTCCCACCTCCCGTGCTCAGGGGTCCTCCGCTGCCCGCAGTTCCCTGAACAAATCTCCGTGTCTCTGACCCTCCGTGTCTCCGCATATGGATCCCCGCTGCCTCAGAGGTCCTCCCCATTCCTGGCCTGGCTGacccccacccaccttcctggaCTCAGCCCAGACGTCCTGCTTCCCAGGAAGCCCACCCCAAGCCGGGCCGCGTGCCCTGAAATGTCCTGGGCTCGATGCTGTGGGGGTGCCTCTTGCCTTATGTATCTGCTCCTTCCACCAGAATGTAGGCTCACTGAGGGCAGAACCTGGGCTTACTCCGTTTTGTTTCCCTAAGCCGAGGACACTTCTGGTAGATAGTAATCCCTTAAAAACATGTTTCTGCGTACAAGATTTAAGCAAATAATCTCTGGACTTCCCTTCTCTTGTTCCACTTGGAATCGTTtcaaataatcattaaaattcaACTGTCACAAAACTGAGCCTGCTCTTTGGAGTTAGAATGGACAAAAATCCCAAGTGTAACATACCAAGAGGTACGAATGAATTGGTCTCTGGGCTCTGCTCAGCCTTCAATGATCTGGAAAGCCAGTCGGCCAGGAATTTTCCATCCCaccccttcccacttcccaggCTTTTCAACAACTCTCCCTTTGGCCTTTTCTCTCCCTAGGAAATTCCAGATCTAGGCCATACCTATTTATAGTCGCTTTCCCTTTGCTGATAAAACAGGACACAGGACCTGCTATGCCTGTCATTTCAGAGGGGCCATCGATATGGATACTTAGTAGAAGGTAACACGTCCCAGGCGTGGTACCACTGTCAGCAGCCCTGAAGTGGTGAGAAGGCagctggaggccagggctggaTTCATCTCCTATTTCTGATCGAGCCATGGAGGGTCCTCAGACAAGCCCACATTATGCTCCAGAGGTGCACAGGGCAGCGGCTTAGAAATTCCCCTCACAGCCACCTTCTGTGAGAATCAGCGAGCCTTCCGCCAGGCCCTCCCGCGcaggcctctcctctctccacagagGCCTTTTATCTGGCCGAGTGCAGCAGAAGGTAAACAGGGCCGGCCCCTGGCAAAACTCTGAAAGCAGGCAGCAGTGTCCAACCCCCAGACACCCTGGCTCAGCCTCACAGGTAGGGGCCCTGGATCCCTGCCCTAGGCCCTCCCCGCAGAAGATCAAGGCCTCATCAGATAGGTGTTCTCCCTTCAGCTCATGTGCTCGGCCCAGCAAGCGGGCCCTCCAACACTTATCTTCTCACACACCACCCAGGCACACCGCTGAGGCCACACACCTACCCAGTAAAGCCGGCAGGGATCTGAGGGTAGAGGCTGGTCCCAGTGCACCGACAGAGTGCCTGACGTGTGCCAGGAACCATGGAGGGTGCTCCCTCTGGCATGGCTAAATGCATTCTCTTATTGCATCCTTTAATATAGCGATGGGGGACTTCTCCCGCAATGTTATGGGTGAGGAAACCAGGCTAAtaagtatcttgcccaaggtcacagagttatTAGAAAGTCTGGCTCCCCAGCCTGTGCTTTCTTGCCAGCCACTCAGGCCTCTGCATGGTGGCTGGAGTGAACCCTAGGGCCCTTTAGAAAGAGCGGCCCTGAGGGTGACGTCCTCGGCATGTAAGGAGAGAACTCAGACTCAGTGTAGCACACAGCCCCTCGTGGggtttacatttttataagtttGCTCTTACTCCATCACATGATTCTGTTAGGATATGCTCCCTATTCACTGCTGCTACTACCCAATTCTTCCAGCCAGGCCAGCTGGATGGCAGCCCTCTCCAGTGTGAACTATTGTAAGAGGCTTTCACACATAACCACTGGCCTCGCCTCATCCTCTCCTCCTGTCAGCTCAGTGCACCAAGCCTTCCTTAAATAGTTTAAATGGTTCCTTTCAACCAGCAGTAGGTGACAAAGACTCTGTCTTCACCCAAACTTTAATTAGGCTCCACTGAGTCCTCTTCTCCACCAGGCCTCCATCTTGGCTCCCCTCCTGTCCTCAGCACACCCAGCCCAGTTTTAGCCAGAATCCTAAGTCAGTTTAGAAAGAACCCCCCACCCTTGATGTCTCCTCTTGGTAATTTTCCACCTGCTGAGCCCTCCACTCTGCTCTTTGGCCATAAATCCCCACTTCGTGTTTACTGTTGCGCATCACCTCTCTCCTTTATTGTGACAGTCTTGAAACCTCTCTCAAATAGTCCTGAATGGTCTTCCTTATCATCTGAACAAGTGTCagagtaatttttctttaacataggTCAGCAGACATTTAGCTGGTGTCCACGATATGCCTGGCACTGAGTAGGATACAGGGAATCCAGGGGCACAGGAGAGATGCAGTCGTGGCCTCCTGGACTTCCAATCTTGTTGGCGATAAGCTATGTGGCTGAAGGGGGACTGTTCCCATAACCAGTTCCTCCATTCTTCACTGTGCCTTTTAAAGCTACAGGACTGTTTTCTCAGGAATGCACATACACCAGGCTGGGCTAGACTATTTTTACTTCCTACGTCTGCCTGAGGAGAAGACTTAACACAAGCCTGGCTCCCAGGCCTGCCCGACAGCCGAGAGTGGACCCCAAACCTTCTTACTTACCCATCCACCCTCTGAGCAGATTCGGACTTTCTGCATGTCTGTGGGGCCATCCTCTAGCTCCCGGCTCTGaatctcttcttcttcttcctcttctttcaggGTCAAATTAAGAGGGTAGGCTGTGGACTCCATCTCTGCAAGCAAGattcatttcagaaaaatcagGCTAGTGTGAACTCTTCATCTGCAAAGTCTGTGATGGCGAGGGGAGGGCAGCTCAGCCTACACAAACCTTTTCAGCCCCAAGCACAGTATGGCTGGATCCTGAAGGAAGGGGACAGAGTCAGGCCTGGGGAGTAGGGGCTCTGGGGAAAGCACCAGGAAGCTGGAAGGTGACATATTTAATTATGATAAGAAGGGGTGCAGGCAGATAGCATACCTGGCtgccttcaaatatttaaaaagccatcTGGGAAGAGAGACCAGACTGGTTCTGTAAAGACCCAAGGGCAGAACAGGCGGGTGGGTAAACATTCCGAGAAGAGGTTTCGAAGAGTGCATGGGG includes these proteins:
- the POGK gene encoding pogo transposable element with KRAB domain isoform X2, translating into MENEDSDVKPPDWAGPMNAASQFPQPQHLDGFGLRMPRDITELPEWGEGYPFYMAMGFPGYDLSADDLAGKFQFSRGMRRSYDAGFKLMVVEYAESTNNCQAAKQFGVLEKNVRDWRKVKPQLQNAHAMRRAFRGPKNGRFALVDQRVAEYVRYMQAKGDPITREAMQLKALEIAQEMNIPEKGFKASLGWCRRMMRRYDLSLRHKVPVPQQLPEDLTEKLVTYQRSVLALRRTHDYQVAQMGNADETPICLEVPSRVTVDNQGEKPVLVKTPGREKLKITAMLGVLADGRKLPPYIILRGTYIPPGKFPSGMEIRCHRYGWMTEDLMQDWLEVVWRRRTGAVPKQRGMLILNGFRGHATDSVKSSMESMNTDMVIIPGGLTSQLQVLDVVVYKPLNDSVRAQYSNWLLAGNLALSPTGNAKKPPLGLFLEWVMVAWNSISSESIVQGFKKCHISSNLEDEDDVLWEIESELPGGGEPPKECDAESLTESN
- the POGK gene encoding pogo transposable element with KRAB domain isoform X1: MESTAYPLNLTLKEEEEEEEIQSRELEDGPTDMQKVRICSEGGWVPALFDEVAIYFSDEEWEVLTEQQKALYREVMRMNYETVLSLEFPFPKPDMITRLEGEEESHHSDDWQLQGGTFAENEDSDVKPPDWAGPMNAASQFPQPQHLDGFGLRMPRDITELPEWGEGYPFYMAMGFPGYDLSADDLAGKFQFSRGMRRSYDAGFKLMVVEYAESTNNCQAAKQFGVLEKNVRDWRKVKPQLQNAHAMRRAFRGPKNGRFALVDQRVAEYVRYMQAKGDPITREAMQLKALEIAQEMNIPEKGFKASLGWCRRMMRRYDLSLRHKVPVPQQLPEDLTEKLVTYQRSVLALRRTHDYQVAQMGNADETPICLEVPSRVTVDNQGEKPVLVKTPGREKLKITAMLGVLADGRKLPPYIILRGTYIPPGKFPSGMEIRCHRYGWMTEDLMQDWLEVVWRRRTGAVPKQRGMLILNGFRGHATDSVKSSMESMNTDMVIIPGGLTSQLQVLDVVVYKPLNDSVRAQYSNWLLAGNLALSPTGNAKKPPLGLFLEWVMVAWNSISSESIVQGFKKCHISSNLEDEDDVLWEIESELPGGGEPPKECDAESLTESN